TTCTGGTGCATCTGCTGGAGCTGTGACAGATCCAAGTGCACAAGATCCAACTGGTAAAACTGCAGCATCAATTGCATCTAGCAGTGGGCATAAGGGACTGGCAGGGTATCTTTCAGAGGTAGCTCTAACAAGCCATCTGTCATCGCTTACACTGAAAGAGAGTGAGCTGTCTAAAAGTTCTGCGGAGCTTCAAGCAGATTTAACTGTTAGTAATGTCTCCAAGGAAAATATTGCTTTCAGTGAGGATCGGGCCTCACTTAAAGATTCTTTAGCTGCTGTCAGAAATACAACTCAGGCAGCTGCACGGATACAAGCTGCTTTTCGTTCACATTCATTTAGAAAACGGagagcaaaagaaacaaatgcgGTTATGAGTGGACATGATATCAGTGCAAGTAGCTTTGGTGACATGCCAGAGCTTTATGCTATGTCAAAACTTGCCTTTCGGAACTCGCGTGAAAGTAATTCAGCTGCGTTATCAATTCAGAAGAAATATCGAGGTTGGAAAGGTCGCAAAGATTTTCTATCATTGCGCCAAAAAGTAGTGAAGATACAGGTAATTGAAGTTGCTTTACAGTTTTactggaaaaaaattaatagtgaGAAGAAATAAACTATACTAacatttgtcattaaaaaagaagaaataaagtTATAGGCAAACAGTGCATATGCATACATTTAACGGCATTATTACCAACCTTCAataatttctaatttatttGGGCAGGCTCATGTGAGGGGTTACCAAGTTAGGAAGCATTACAAAGTATTATGGGCAGTTGGAATCTTGGACAAGGTTGTGCTAAGATGGCGTAGAAAAGGAGTTGGTTTACGAGGTTTCAAACCAGAGGTGGCGGTTAATGAAAacgaagatgaagatgaagatgaagatattCTCAAGGTGTTCCGAAAACAGAAAGTGGATGGCGAAATTGACAAGGCTGTCTCAAGGGTGCTGTCCATGGTCAAATCTCCTGATGCTCGTGAGCAATATCATCGCATGCTTGAGAAGTATCGTCAAGCCAAGGTAAGTTGGTCTGCAAAGcaacaaaatgaaatatttcGATATATATTTCGGCAGTAATGCCTCTTTTCTTTAGCATCTGAGTTTTTGCCGTcatcacaaaaaaattatagttagCCTCTCActagttaattaaatattgttttgcATGAGGCTTCCATAGGGCGTTTTATACTGCGAGAGTCAGAAATAACCATGCAGATCTATAAACCATTTCGACTTTAGAGTGTCATTGCTTTTTGTTACAATGCATAACTTGACAACTCTTTTGCAGGCCGAACTTGCACAAACGAGTGAAGAAAAATCGTTAACAACTTCTATAGAAGATTACTTGAAcatggatgatgatgatttttATTAATATCCCTAGGGAGCAATGCTAGCCTTACTAATTTCAACTCTATCGAATTATCAGTTTCTGACGTCAACATTTTGTTGGTCTGTGTATTTGTATCTAATGCTTAGAACAAGTTGACATGTTAGGTGTTGAAACAGTAGATTGTATGTATATTAGTGATAATGAAAATTAATTGTTGCATTCGTGTGTAATTTGGCCTAATTGCCTCcccttttattaataaaaaaaaactgtgaaGTTTAAAATGGTCTTGAGAAACAAGAATACTTGGCATGGATGTGAacggaccaaattttttttttttttttccttttgtgaaACTAGTAAATTATCCATGCCAGGTTCATGCCATGAATTCTTTTTTCCCCTTTTATTAAGAAACAAGAATACTTGGCATGGATGTATCCCATGGAATCCATGGCTAAATTGATGGATGTGgctctgctttttttttttactaaagatgTGGCTCTGCTTATACATAAGAAAAAATGTGATATGAATATAAGTTTTGCAACTACAAATTTTCACCTTGAGCATAGGATTTTACCTCAAAGCCTTTTTTTATGATCCAACGTGgatttcttttaaaaatcatGCAAGCACGTTCGCATAGGATTAAAAACCTCTACATAGACTTTGACATTGCCAAAATCAAAGAGGgtataaaattataattggagataaaaaaaattaagagtcaAAATTGCTCATTTTAAAAGCGGAGAGCCAAAATTGTCAAATCTCAATATTGAGAGGCAAAAGTGCAATTAAATCTAAATAATAGTACTAAAGCAATGTTCCAACCATGGGGTGCATAAAAGCTTTCAAAGAGTTGAAAGTGGAAGAGAGGTCCACTTGGATGACATTGTGACATTTTAGCTTGCATATAATCAAAAGAAACCATTTTCAACATGGCATTGGGGCTGCCATGTTTGCAAAGAAAAATGATAGCACAAGGAGCTTATGAActtcatttaaaatttattgatatgTAATTAAACGtatgcaaaaaaaaacattttacacTATACACCTGAATAACACAACTCTTCAGTCTCATCTTTCTACATGGAAATGCcttcaaaaaaagtaaaagtaaaaGTGAAAGAGTTCAATTTGGGCAATGACCCCAAAAAATGACCACTATCTCTATTTGCAGTCGAGGTTGCAAACTTTTTTCTCAAGTAATAGGACTACTCAATAAAATGCTATAAAAGTTAATACATTTATAGCTTAATACCATTTTAACCACAATTATGCTCATTAATAAACCAACATTATCttttttaaaagaagaaaaaccaaGATAAACTGCATAAAAGTTCATTACTGAGAGAAAAGAAATCAGTTTCCTTGTGCCGCTAAGAAAAACCAATTGCAAGCTTAGTCCTGCTGGTGAAAATAACAAACCTTCATTCAGTAAACAAACATTATGATAACATGCATAAACCAATTTGTTGAGAGGTAAACTGGATACAGATGATTGAGTTCCGTATCTCGTATCAGAAATATATTTGAGTTTTAAATCCCCAATACCCAATAAATATTTCGACAATTTATCCTTGAAgcctttttttgacaaatcacaACAGAAAATTCTAAACACAACAGGCACAATTAAAGAATCCACACAACCAACCAAAATGAACCCATTTTCAAATGTGCAATCTGAAACAGTTATAAGCAAACATCTTCTATGGCCTTTCAGGTCATATATTTGAAGGTCCGTCTTCAAGCATAGTTCAAACGGAATATGTCATTCAGCACATAATAGCTTCCTTGCTGTGTTGGTATTAAATGGAACATCTGAAAACAGAAGGTGACAAACTTTGTCATTAAACGAAACTACGAATGCGACCAggccaaaaaagaaagaaatcgAAAGCTCACCAGAATACAATAAATATTTCTACTTATACAGGaaacaaacataaattataCTATTACCACTTACCAGCACATATGTAATATAACTGTATCTGTATAACAATGGCAAAAAAAAACATCCCAAGCAAAAGTAccagaaaatttcaaaatgtaAGCACCATTTGACACGACATGGACATCCCGTTATTTCACTAAATAACCATATATACCAACTTTAAGCGATTTGAAACATCGTTTTGAGAAAAGAAATATGACATGATAACACTATAAGTTAATTACTATATCAAATTCTAGGTTATAAACATACTAAGTCAATATTCCATACTATAGACCACCTCTTTAAGTTTGACCAAGGCATAAATTGTCGCAATCACATGAAATCCTTGTTTATGTTCTCTGTAATCAAAGCCAGCTTCAATTATCCTCACAAATTTGATCCTtatctttgatgttttgttaCAAAGATCAATCAATATCATAAATCTCTCACTCTCACAGTTGGAGAAAAGTTGCTCTAAACTATAGGGAAATAGATGGTCAAAGGATAAATCGTCAATATTAATCAATTTAACAAAGCAATAGTTTTTTCCTCGCAGACGAGGTCAATCAAATGGTTTCGACTTTCGACAAACACCACATAGTCTCCTTCAATTGTTTTCCCTACaaattttttcagtttttctctaACTATTAGACTATCATTGACACAATCTCTCCTTACTTAACTAACTCCTTGATTATATGATTCAAATCTGGAACTCAAACTTGAGAATACAATTCTCAAAATTCCCTCATCTTACATAGGTCACAATTGAATGCGTCCTCGCTACCAATTTCAACTTGGAGTCCCACATCCGGAGTCATGAACCTGGTGTGAGGGTTTATGCAGGATTGGACAAGCCTCCCCTTCGAACCATGATTTTGAGGTGGAGTTAGGTTCAATCCATATCAATCCTGCTTATATAGAATTCACAATCATTAATCTCTTTCCAGGAAAAGGGGtccggtaatccagagttcggcggCAAGGCAAGTAAAGTCTAACAAATAATTGTTTCAGGTTCTCCCGAACAATTTGTCCTATGAGTAATAATCGAATATTGTAATCATCAAGTAGAGTAGTTAATGCGACAATAGTATCGTATGGTATCAACAATTAATGCGACAGACAATAGTTAAAGTAATTATGAACGACGATAATTCTATAATAAAAAGTTGTGAAAGGTGACCTGGCTGAATTTGAGAGCATGTTGTTCACCAGCGAGTTGGAGATTACCACTAACGAAGACGAGCATGCCGGCGTTAACACCGGAAGGTTGACAATCAACGGTGGTGATGGAGTGATGACACTGCTGAAAAGGGAGAGAAGTGAGTTTAGCGACGATGTTGGAAGAACCTTGAATCTTCTGACCTTCGAAGGTGAGCATAGAACCTTCCTGGTAAAGAGTAGCAAGTCCACCGCGATTGGTGTCGAAGGTGGTGTAGTAGTGCTCCACGAATGCCTTTGCCAACGCGTCTGGATCcatctctctatctctctctttctttctctacGCTaacccctctctctctctctctctatatatatatatatatatatatgtgggaatggattctctcaagtgtgatttacacttgagagaataaagcgTAATCTAGCActatctaaattcattttctctaaatttttatatgtttttctctcttgatcaatggtaacaaaccacactttattcccTCAAGtataaattacacttgagagaattcattcccCTATATATGTATACTTggattcttcaatttatttatttttactttttaaattttgcatttaataatattttgattcgTATATCTATACCTATATTACTTTTACTATAGGATACAAAAGTTTTTTGggttgcgtaaaaaaaaatttgtgtgaacttttcataatatcaacaatatccttgatttgtttttagtaacaaaatttttttattaacaaactcaccataacttTAAGCCACtgggtttggtctagtggtgagggatttagATAGTATGTAataggtcctgagttcgattctcagctcactgtacacaaaaaaaaaactcaccataacatatgacatgtcttttttattttttatataaatttacatAGACACATACGGACGCGAAACGCGTCCTATCCGGTAGCCAGTTACTATAAATTTTGTTTGcagtttataaattttttttaataagttttggTCATggatatttttttgtcataactCTTTATCTTACTTTTATAAACCCCCTCTAATCCATTTTTCTCTAGTTTGAAGTTATAAACCCCCGCTAATCTATTTTTGAAGTTTGTGGAGTTTATTATTAATCTCCCCTATATTGTTCTGTTTAAAAGAAATCTCTTTTAGTAGTACTTTAAATCTatcttctaattttattttgaaacatCTCTTTTAATGTTTtgtagtatatttttttaaaaaaaattatgtaattcAATAATTTATTGTTGCTTAAAATAACGAAGTACTAAAAGTGATAATGATCTATCTTTTGACTATTTTTCAGAGGTCCATATTAGAcacatattttatataatatacataattttttttgtaatttttttaatactcaaTTTGTATATTATAGTAGCCCACCTTAATTTTTAGGCTAGCTCCACCACTATGTCTATAGTCTATATACATATGTTCCTTTTCTTAAGCCTCGATCAACCTAATATATACCAATATTTTACAAGTACACACAAGTGAGAGATTGACTTTACATGGAAGAATTAATGGGTTTTGATAATTGATACCCTTTACAGCTAATTGCAACCTTGGATGGATCCTACTATACTATGTACATTCCCTGTCAcaaaaatattctaaattaaCAAAGGAGCTTCTATAAACagcacaaaaataaaatgaaatgggtCAAAAAGGTATAATGAACCATTTATGTTCTGCATTTCTACGCGTCCTCCCTTTTTGTGATAAGATAGAAAACATTCTtcacaaaaataccaaaaaCATTTCTGCATCTTCTTTTTAAGATGATGGAAAAAAACCGAGAAAGTTCTTTATAAAGTTGTTCACTTCAGcttcaaaattcaaatgattttaaaacaTATCCATCCATTCCCACACCTTAGGCATTACTAATGTGTCGCCTGAATCACATACGTTGTCATCACTAGAATGGGAACATgaaaatttgataaattttcTCAAAGCTTTCCCCATTTACATTATGTTttatctctttgtttcttttcgTAGCTTCAAAAGTATtgaaaaagaatatacataGTAGCACAATGTTATCCATGCTCCTATGAGTCAGAGTGACTACTAATGTATTCGTACCCGCACtcataatcatttattttttgcagaTAATTAGCCATATTCATACCCATACCCAAAATACGAATTTTTATTCTAACAATTGTATGTATTTTTTATGGATACCCCACTAAATATAAGTCAAAATCTTTTACTACTAGACCAAACATAGCAGAAGCTTTAACATAACGTACCGTTTTCGGTTTTAAAACAACAGACTCATTTTTCCTATGGGCCATGACAAATGGTTTTCGTTTTTCCCTTACAACGACAAGTCACACCATTCAAATAGCCATCATCAAACACTTgtcttaaaatattaaaataattattattatcatccaaaaacaattaatcaaaaaaataattccttttaaaaaagtcaacaaaacattaaaaaaccAGCACCTAATACAAGACTTATTCacgtaataaataaaatatgaaccaGTACCCCAACGCCACGTATACACGTTCAAAACCTCTGACCAATCGCAAAGAAGCCGTGACGTTATACTCGGGTTTCCATTATTATATTCAACACAATTATGCAATTTGagcaagtaaataaataaatattattttttgtaataaataACCGCTAATAATAACCACCATCGTTCACACGGATCGCAGATTCACAAACTCTAAATAAAAGGTCGGAGAGAGCCACTGCCGGAAGGTAACACCACCGTCTTTCAATTTTCCGGCGATCTCTTCGTTTCTTCCTCCGGCGATCCATTATCATAGCAATCAATCATGGTTCGTCTTCATCACTATTCCTTTTTCATATAACTTTACCTATTCGTTTAGATCTAGTAGTTATTTTaccttgtttttgttttgcttcggttaattttttgaataataaatCTGAATTCttgttttgaaattgaattatCTCATTTCTTATAGgatttgaacaaattcataattGAAATCAGAAACTTGTTTAAATTAGGTCAATTACGTGAATTAGGTCAAATTCAGAAGATTTTGATGTGTATTAGATGTAAGATGTTAGATTAGTTTCTGAATTTCATTGTTTCAACAATAGGTTGAAGGATTAATGTGTGTGTTACTTTGATTTAAGCTTATGGATCTGATAGAATTTAATCTTATCTGATGATGCTTGCAATTTTGATGTGTTGAatttttagtgtaaattttttttacacacatgatgtgttgtcacatcatttaatgaacgtGACACATCGtgtgttttttaaaaacaatacaTGATGTGGTGGTATATCACAGAACTAATGTATAAAATAAGATGTGGGATTTTTTGCTTGTTTGTGTAGACTGTGTCAAAGCGCCTTGCGGTTAGGAAGGTGGAGAAGTTTGAGAAAAACATTACAAAAAGAGGAAGTGTGCCAGAAACAACTGTTAAGAAAGGAAAAGACTATCCAGTTGGCCCTGTGCTGCTCGGTTTCTTCGTCTTTGTTGTCATTGGATCATGTAAGATTATCCTTTCAATATTGTTCTTATGtgttttattgatttttgttttccttaAAATCATGTTCCTAATTCTTGTGATGAATTGTAAATATTTATTGTCGTGTGATTTATTTGGCATGCATTGCGgattaatgttttaaaaaccgaaattGATTGTTCTGTTGTTCAAACGGTTGAACCATGACTCAGAGGTCTTATTGGTCTGATGTCTGATTCAGTTTTTGAAATGTTTTTgtgaacattattttattttgagaacTGGGTTCCATAAATGTCTAACACACGAGTCATGAGAATAAGCAAGAAATCATACTACTTCATTTAGTTAGTACTACTTCATTGCTTGATGAATACTGTACTATATGTCTTCTGTTCCAATTTCCAACATATTAATGATTAACAAGAACATAACACATCTATATGACCAAAGTACGTGATACATGTAGGCTGTAGCTCATTGTTTGTGCCCTGAATTGAATTATATTTTCCGATGCCCTTTGCAAAACATTGGTGAAAAATATTTGGATTGCATTTCTTGTTGTTCTAATATGCATTCACAACCAAAAAACTTTGTGTGTGTGGTTTTATATTAAGGAGTAGAATGCTTATAGGGAAAGGGTATGTGTTATTGCTCAAGTGGAATTCTGTTTGGGGTTAAGCTTGGGAATCGGTACTCTGCTTGAGCAAAGGTTTTATGTACCTCCATAAGGATTAGGATGATACATTGATACATGCTTTATAATGTACTAGATCAGTAGATTGTATGTTTTAGCTTTCCTCCATTAGCATTTTCATGTTCTATGTTTGTAGTTTCATTGACATGTTTGCTTGCTTTTATTGCACAGCTCTCTTTCAGATAATCAGGACAGCAACAAGTGGAGGCATGGCATAATGGAGCTTTGAGTTGTACTgtatcattttctctttcttagcCCTGTAGAAAATATGAGTATACTTTTCTACATGTACTTGGACTATACCTGGTTCCTGTTCATGTTTTGATGAAGTTTTAAGTTAAGAGTTTTTAATTATACAACTATAATTGCAcctcttctctttttttttttgcacctCTTctctttaatttaatataatgcGACGAATTGGTTTTAGTAGTTATGAAATGTGGATATCACATAGCAGCACAATTAATTCCTACACCCCCAAGTCAATCTACACCATTTTTGTGATGTTTTTCACTAAGtgcaaaacatttttatttaatcacctatattttttttttttttttgttaagaaaataatttgcaGTCGATTAATACTCAAACACCGAAATACATCCAGAAGTCTACATAAATATTCGTCTAACAATGTCTTAATCAGCAAAAAACAAGCAAACATAAAACCAGTTTTGATAGAAAAAGTGGCCAAAATCGAGAACTTGATACAACAAATCTACTGCTCGCCAGGTATGCTCTTGATGATATCAGAATCACCAGGATCGATGATGCTGAGACAGCACACTCTGTAGTACTTTCCGCAAGCAGTGCCGAGATCCACATTGTTTCCATTGTAGTGATGAACTCCAACCTTAGCCAACATAGCATAGTATTCAATTTCGGACTTCCTCAATGGTGGGCAATTGTTAGCAATGATAATCAATTTTCCTTTGGAGCTTCTGAGAGATTtgagaacagttttatatcccaAAGTATACTTCCCACTCTTCATCACAAGAGCGAGTCTGTTGTTAATAGACTCATGGGTCTTCTTGGTTTTCTTTGCGGCAACCATGGTTGAGATGAAGTTAGGGTTGCGAGTAGGGAGAGATGATTTCTGAATTTCAACAAGAAGCCCTCAATTAATCACCTATATTTGGTTAaacaaaattcagaaaaatgacaaataccaaaaaaaaaaaattaagaaaagtgACGGTGAAATAAAAAGAGCAAAGAGCAAACGCATCCAAAGATAAGTTGAGGTGTGAGCTAGCTTATCTATAGTTTAGTTTACCCCAATAATGGATGGAAAAACTTGAGACTACTATTGCGCTAATGACTGGGTGAGTGAGGTGCCGAGTGTAGTCCATAAAGAAATAAGAGTTAGGCGAATAGGGTGAACTAGTTTGAAATGCAAACATGAAATGAAATGTGAAAAGGTCTCTTTTTTTTGCATTGATATGTGAAAAGGTCTTTGctttccccccccccccccccccccagtCTGCCA
This portion of the Trifolium pratense cultivar HEN17-A07 linkage group LG3, ARS_RC_1.1, whole genome shotgun sequence genome encodes:
- the LOC123914264 gene encoding nuclear transport factor 2A-like — protein: MDPDALAKAFVEHYYTTFDTNRGGLATLYQEGSMLTFEGQKIQGSSNIVAKLTSLPFQQCHHSITTVDCQPSGVNAGMLVFVSGNLQLAGEQHALKFSQMFHLIPTQQGSYYVLNDIFRLNYA
- the LOC123914266 gene encoding stress-associated endoplasmic reticulum protein 2-like — protein: MTVSKRLAVRKVEKFEKNITKRGSVPETTVKKGKDYPVGPVLLGFFVFVVIGSSLFQIIRTATSGGMA
- the LOC123914265 gene encoding 60S ribosomal protein L30 encodes the protein MVAAKKTKKTHESINNRLALVMKSGKYTLGYKTVLKSLRSSKGKLIIIANNCPPLRKSEIEYYAMLAKVGVHHYNGNNVDLGTACGKYYRVCCLSIIDPGDSDIIKSIPGEQ